In the Terriglobales bacterium genome, GACTACCTGGAGCGCTACTACGACAAGTTCGGTGAAGGCGGCTTTCGGCTTCTCATGGATCACGGCGCCAACTTCACTGACTGTCGCTACGATTATGCGAACACGCGCACAGCTCCCGGTCACGCGACTCTTTTCTCCGGCGCGTACTCCGATGGACACGGCATCGCGGGCAATGAGTGGTGGGACCCCGTGTTGCGCAAAGTCGTTACTTCAGTCGAAGACGATCATTACGAAACACTGAAGCCTGGTGGATCGCAGGAGATAGGCACCTCTCCGCACAACTTAATGGCCGACACGATTGGCGACGAACTCAAGCTGGCGACAGCAGGCAAATCACGCGTCTTCGGTATTTCCATGAAGGATCGCGCGTCCATCTTCCCTGCCGGCTATTCCGGAAACGCCGGCTACTGGATCGATCGGATAGATGGGTTGTGGGTAAGCTCCAGCTACTACATGAAGGCATTGCCGCAATGGGTGGTGGACTTCGACGCGAGCGGTCCGGGCAAGAAATATCTCAACCAGGAGTGGAAGGGACCCGATGGCACTGTGCTCGACAACACAGCGCCTGCAACCAACAGCACCGGACAACCCCTCGGATTCTACGACTTGGTCGGCAAGACGCCATTCGCAAACGACTACGAACTCGATTTCGTAAAGGAACTGATCAAACAGGAGAAGCTGGGCAGCGGTCCGACCACTGATCTCTTATCTATCAGTCTTTCCGCGAACGACATCCTAGGCCACAAGGTTGGACCGAACGATCCCAAAATGGCAGCGATGGCGCTAGCGCTCGACCGGCAGCTTGCCGAGTTCTTTGGTTTTCTAAAGCAGCAGGTTGGACTGGACAACGTATGGATCGCGCTCTCAGCCGATCACGGCATCGCGCCGCTGGTCGATGACGCGCAGGCCATGCGCATTCCCGGCGGATATCTCGATGAATCGAGCATGGCGCAGCAAATCAATCAGCGGCTGACGGCTCGCTTCCCGCAGGTCACCGGCGGACCGCGCTGCTTGCGCCCGGAGGATGCCAAGCGCACCAATCGTGAAGGCACGCCGGATTTCGTCGCGTGGATGACATGGCCGATCGCGTATTTATGCAAAGACGACTTCGATGTCGCGAAGGTCGGTGAGGCTGAGGCTGAACAATTAGTCGGCGATACCTTCAAACAGGTAGCGTTCCTGCGCGCCGTCTACACGCGCACACAACTCACGCGAGGCACGCTGCCGGCTACTCCTTACAGCGAGCAGTACCTGCACAGCATCAGTGCGTACGGGGGGTGGTACGTCGTAGGGCAGCCGGCGCCATTCTTCATCGGCAGCCCTTCCGGCACAGACCACTCGACTCCCTATAACTACGATGCTCACGTGCCGCTGGCCTTTTATGGTGCACCGTTTAAGCCCGGCACCTATCGTGGGCATTCAGAACCAGTTGATATGGTCGCGACTTTCAGCGCACTGCTCGGGATTGAACGTCCGACGCATTCAATTGGGCGAGTCTTGACCGAGGCCCTGACGACATCCCGGTGACAGAAGCAAGAGCAACAGCAAAAGCTCACGCGGATTCACTCCGATTTTGCGGATGAACGCGGATTTTGCGGATTTGCGCGAACATCTCGGCCTACAAGCAATCGGATATTTGGCGTCTTACTTC is a window encoding:
- a CDS encoding alkaline phosphatase family protein; translated protein: DYLERYYDKFGEGGFRLLMDHGANFTDCRYDYANTRTAPGHATLFSGAYSDGHGIAGNEWWDPVLRKVVTSVEDDHYETLKPGGSQEIGTSPHNLMADTIGDELKLATAGKSRVFGISMKDRASIFPAGYSGNAGYWIDRIDGLWVSSSYYMKALPQWVVDFDASGPGKKYLNQEWKGPDGTVLDNTAPATNSTGQPLGFYDLVGKTPFANDYELDFVKELIKQEKLGSGPTTDLLSISLSANDILGHKVGPNDPKMAAMALALDRQLAEFFGFLKQQVGLDNVWIALSADHGIAPLVDDAQAMRIPGGYLDESSMAQQINQRLTARFPQVTGGPRCLRPEDAKRTNREGTPDFVAWMTWPIAYLCKDDFDVAKVGEAEAEQLVGDTFKQVAFLRAVYTRTQLTRGTLPATPYSEQYLHSISAYGGWYVVGQPAPFFIGSPSGTDHSTPYNYDAHVPLAFYGAPFKPGTYRGHSEPVDMVATFSALLGIERPTHSIGRVLTEALTTSR